The following proteins come from a genomic window of Pseudomonas sp. J452:
- a CDS encoding DUF2214 family protein translates to MADAIAASLHYLSIFVLFALLTAEHLLFKPQMDVASAQRLLRIDIAYGVSAGLVLVTGVARVLWFGKGLDYYLHNGLFHAKVGLFLLIGLLSALPTLTFFNWRNDLLAGKAPQISPAVAKRTIWVIRLELLLLVCLPFLASLMARGFG, encoded by the coding sequence ATGGCCGACGCGATTGCCGCCAGCCTGCACTACCTGTCGATCTTCGTCCTGTTCGCCCTGCTGACCGCCGAGCACCTGCTGTTCAAGCCGCAGATGGACGTCGCCAGCGCTCAGCGCCTGCTGCGCATCGACATCGCCTACGGCGTCAGCGCCGGCCTGGTACTGGTCACCGGCGTTGCGCGTGTGCTGTGGTTCGGCAAGGGCCTGGACTACTACCTGCACAACGGTCTGTTCCACGCCAAGGTCGGCCTGTTCCTGCTGATCGGCCTGCTCTCGGCGCTGCCGACCCTGACCTTCTTCAACTGGCGCAACGACCTGCTGGCCGGCAAGGCGCCGCAGATCAGCCCGGCAGTGGCCAAACGCACGATCTGGGTGATCCGCCTGGAGCTGCTGTTGCTGGTCTGTCTGCCCTTCCTCGCCAGCCTGATGGCGCGGGGCTTCGGCTAG